The Gloeomargarita lithophora Alchichica-D10 genomic sequence ATTCCCCGTTGTTGCACCTCCCCAGGCAAGGTTACCCCCGGATAATGCGCCATTTCCAACACCCGCGCCGTCACATCCGCCGTGCCGGGGTCAATCATCGCCCGCAAATCCCCGTAGGGCAGGAAATTCAGCCACTCCTGGTCGTTATCTTTATCAAAAGCACCCCAGGAACCGTCACGACATTGCATAGACACAATCCAGTCCACCGCCCGCTGGATCGCCTGGTGTTTTTCTCCCTCATTGGGCAAGCGGATTTGCGCCAAGGCCATCACCACCACCGCCGTATCATCCACATCGGGGTAATAGCGGTTGTCAAACTCAAACGCCCAACCGCCGGGACGGGCTTGGGGATTTTTCACCGCCCAATCCCCATAGGTATTGAGAATTTGCTGTTGCAATAACCATTCCCCCGCCCGCACCAAGGCCGGATGATCCGGTGCCAAACCGCTATCCACCAACGCCCGCACCACCAAGGCCGTATCCCACACCGGCGACACGCAGGGTTGCATCCAGTACTCGGTTTCCGTTTCAACACAGAATTTTTCTACCGCCCGTAAACCCCGTACCACCGCCGGTTCATCCAGGGCATAGTCCAAACAACGTAAGGCCAAAAGCGAATTGACCATCGCCGGTTGGATGCCGCCCCAATCGCCGGTTTCTTCCTGCCGTTGCAAAAGCCACTTTTCCGCTGCGATTAAACCTTCGTTTCTGAATGGGGTAACCTGCCAGATTTCGGCTAATTTGAACCCCTGGTCTAGCCAAATAAAAACATCTGTCCAATCGCCCTTTTGGGGTAATTTATAAAGGCGTTCACCGGGGGATTTAACATATAATTCATCTAAATTAAATCCTTGGGTATAAACGGGCTTTTTATCAAATACCATAATCAATGGCACCGTGCTACTTCTCGCCCAACTGGACATTTCATAAATGCTAAATAACCCACCACCGGGTAATAACATTAACCAAGGGGGTAACGAGGGCAGACCCCGCCAATCATAACAACCAATTAAAGCTAAATTTAACTTGGTAAAAATCCGGGCACGGGTCACGCCACCCCGCAGGAGAATCAGATTTTTAGCTTTTTGTAATGCCGGTTCATCGGGGCGACACCCCAACAAACGCAAGGCCATATAGGCTTCAATTGTACAGTTCAAATCCCCCCCATCATCGTAATATAATTCCCAACCCCCATGTTGCCGCTGTTGATTCAGGATATAGGTTTTGATTTTGTCCAAAGGTAAACGTTCAGTAATCCCCCAGATGGT encodes the following:
- the shc gene encoding squalene--hopene cyclase, producing the protein MTTVDLGKLKQTIRRSQDYLLALQHPDGYWWATLESNVTMTAELLLLYTIWGITERLPLDKIKTYILNQQRQHGGWELYYDDGGDLNCTIEAYMALRLLGCRPDEPALQKAKNLILLRGGVTRARIFTKLNLALIGCYDWRGLPSLPPWLMLLPGGGLFSIYEMSSWARSSTVPLIMVFDKKPVYTQGFNLDELYVKSPGERLYKLPQKGDWTDVFIWLDQGFKLAEIWQVTPFRNEGLIAAEKWLLQRQEETGDWGGIQPAMVNSLLALRCLDYALDEPAVVRGLRAVEKFCVETETEYWMQPCVSPVWDTALVVRALVDSGLAPDHPALVRAGEWLLQQQILNTYGDWAVKNPQARPGGWAFEFDNRYYPDVDDTAVVVMALAQIRLPNEGEKHQAIQRAVDWIVSMQCRDGSWGAFDKDNDQEWLNFLPYGDLRAMIDPGTADVTARVLEMAHYPGVTLPGEVQQRGMDYLLQAQEATGSWFGRWGVNYIYGTSGVLAALRGEASAELAQQRGKTWLLAHQNPDGGWGETCRSYQDPSLQGQGASTVSQTAWGVLGLLAGGAGESPELERGIDYLLAQQKSDGSWSETLFTGTGFPQHFYLRYNLYYQHFPLMALGRYCQQVAMPLEIPLVTQGLPEPVVLEANLGRE